The following is a genomic window from Bacillus sp. BGMRC 2118.
GATTGGAATAATTTTATATAAATGCTACAAAATAAGGATAATTCACAAGAGAAAGGAGAGTTATAAGATGAATACAAAGTATATAGTTTCACTATTATCAATTCTTTTATCAGTTGGCTTCTTGTTTGGATGTAATAATGATGAAGATGTTGTAGATCCTGCTCCAGAAACTCCTGAAGTACAAACTCCAGGTATGGATGAAGAAGAGCCTGACTTAGATGAAGAACCATCAGAAGAAGGAAATGAGCAACCTGGCATGGACGAAGAAGAGCCTGATTTAGACGAGGAGCCTTCTGAAGAAGGAATGAACCGATAAGTTAAAGAGAAGCCACTTCCTGTGGTTTCTTTTTTTGTTGGGGATATAGATTGGATCGTCACAGCTAAAAACACCTCTGCAATTAATTAGGAAATCCTTTAGTATAGCATTATGCTAATATACTAAAATTTACCAAAAGCATTGACACACCAAACCTCGGAGGATAGAATTTTAAGTAGTTATTAGTCAAAAGGGAAAATTCAGAAAAAAGAGGTATAGAATGAGCCAAAAGAAAGCCATTGGAAAAGTAGCCATTTTGCTTGCGACCTTAACCGAGGAAGAACTAGAGAACTTTAGACCTTTATTGCAAGACGTCACGTATTGCCTGGGCAAGGTTGGTTCAATGAATATGCAAAAGGTAATTTCTGCTGTTGAAACAGCAGCAAAACGTAATGGTGTTATTCATGATAGCTATTATCGTGAAACTCATGCTCTATACCATGCAATACTTGAGGCACTCGAAGGAGTGACTAGGGGAAAATCTTCAATTGGTGATATGAGTAGAACTGTTGGTCTCAGATTTGCAATTGTAAGAGGAACTCCTTTTGCTAACAAGGGTGAAGGTGAATGGTTAGCCATTGCCTTTTATGGAACGATCGGTGCACCAGTCAAAGGATCAGAGCACGAGACGATTGGTTTAGGAATTAATCACATATAAAGGAACAATAGCCTATAGTTCTTTAGTTATTAGGAGGCGATGATGGTATTACTATGCCATTGTCGTCTCTTTTTATTTTAATGGGAGGGAATAGTATGGTCGAATTAACTGGAAGTACGCTAACGTTAGAGGAAGTTAAGCGAATTTGTTATGACAATGAACTTGTCTCAATAAGTAAAAACAGCATGCAGAAAGTAAAAGAAAGTAGAGATGCTGTTGATAAAATTGTCTCAGAAAAAAGAACGATTTACGGCATTAATACTGGCTTTGGTAAATTCAGCGATGTCGTCATTGATGAACATGACGTCAATGATTTACAAAGAAACTTAATCCGTTCTCATGCATGTGGTGTGGGTGAGCCATTTCCCGAGGTTGTATCCAGGGCAATGATTCTTCTTCGACTTAATGCATTATTAAAAGGCTTTTCTGGTGTAAGACCGATCATCGTTGAACGGCTTGCTGCTTTATTAAATTCTCAAATCCATCCCATCATTCCTCAGCAAGGGTCACTGGGGGCATCAGGCGATTTAGCACCATTATCCCACCTGGCTCTTGTACTAATGGGAGAAGGAAAGGTGCAAGTTAATGGATTGGTCTGTAAGACTGAAGAGGTATATAGGAACGAAGGGCTCGCGCCAATTGAATTACAAGCAAAAGAAGGTCTTGCGTTAATTAATGGTACTCAAGCTATGACCGCAATGGGTGTCGTAAATTGGATTGAGGCAAATGATTTAGCCCTTCAAAGTGAGTGGATTGCTGCCTTAACGATGGAAGGGCTAGAAGGTATTATTGATGCATTCCATCCTGCTATTCATGAAGCGAGAGGATATCCAGAGCAAATGGCCGTTGCAGAGAGAATGCGACATCTCCTAGATGGCAGTCAACTAATTACAAAGCAAGGTGAAAAAAGGGTCCAAGATGCATATTCACTTCGCTGCATCCCTCAAGTTCATGGTGCATCGTGGCAATCGTTAAACTATGTAAAAGAAAAACTGGAAATCGAGATGAACGCTGCAACCGATAATCCGCTTATTTTTGATAATGGTGAAACCGTCATATCAGGTGGGAACTTTCACGGGCAACCAATAGCCATTGCGATGGACTTTATGAAAATTGGAGTTGCAGAGTTTGCGAGTATTTCAGAACGACGAATTGAGAGATTAGTAAACCCGCAGTTAAATGACCTACCACCCTTTCTAAGTGCCAAGCCGGGCTTACAATCAGGAGCAATGATTATGCAGTACTGCGCAGCAGCTCTCGTATCTGAAAACAAAACACTAGCACATCCTGCAAGTGTGGATTCAATCCCTTCCTCAGCCAACCAAGAGGATCATGTTAGTATGGGTACCATTGCTTCACGTCATGCCCACATGATTATTCAAAACGTTCGACGCGTTCTTGCGATTGAATGTATCTGTGCACTTCAGGCTGTTCAATATCGCGGCATAGATAAGATGTCCCCTCAAACGAGGAGTTTTTATGAAGAAGCACGTAAGATTGTCCCTTCTATAACAGAAGATCGAGTATTCTCTGAAGATATCGAAAACCTGACAAATTGGTTAAAAAAAAACAACAGTGGACAACGAAAGTGAGTGAACTCGTTTATCAATAGAGCATATATAAAAAGCAAACTCGTTACAATATCGTGAGTTTGCTTTTTCATTTAGGCTCTTTTCAAAAATTTTGTTGTTTCTAGTACAAACATTCTGGGTGTACAACCAGTTTTTTGAAGAAAATTGAGGTTGGATTTGAAAAGAGCAACTCTCTTTATGTATAGAAGTTTCTAGCTACTAAGGGGAAAATCCGGCTTTTGGGATTCTTACGCAAAGCAACTATTTATTCGAAAATAGTCTCCATTTAAGACGTAAAAATACTACTAGAAGAATTGGTATTATTTTTCATTAATTTTTTTCTAATCCAGTATTCCATAATTGCCAAATTTCCTATCAAACTCACCCAAACTGCTGCTACATAACCGATTTGAAAATCATCTAAGGAATATCCTATTATAGCTGACCAGATACGAAAGGTAACAGCAACAAATGTTACCGCGTAACTTCTATACATCCATTGTTCATGTTTTTGAATCTGTTTCATTCTTATGTATTTATACGCCAAATAAGTTGTTACTAGCCATACAATGGATAATGTGAAAAATCCTAATTTGGAAAGCAGTCCACCAAAAGCAAAATAAGACAAATATATACCTGTGACACTACTGGCAAAAATGGAAACCACGTAAACTTTTCCTAGATTCCGGTGAAGCATCTTTCTTTTTTGTCGAATTCTATTAAAAAATTGAAAAGGTCCTATTAAAATGGCAAGTGAAGCAGTAATAATATGAATTAACAAAATTGAATTCCAAGGCTTGTAATGAAAATCATACATATCCATCCCCTGAGTAACCAATGTTTCATTAGTTGCAGCAGGATCCAATAATACATATCGAACAATGGCTGAGATGGCCAAAACGAATGCAAATATAAGAATGATTCCACTACGAATTTTTATTGTTTTTGATAAGCCCACAGTCATCCCCCCTTGTTTTATAAGTAAATCTTTCAGATCATTATTCACCTATTTTCCACCTTATACTTCACTAATAATATTACGGAAACTTAGGATAAAATATAGATTAGGCAACATCCCTTGTCCTTATGGAAAAATGCCTTCACTACACATAGGACAAATATAATGATAAACCTGATCCCTATTAAGATGGTATATTGATTGTGCAGTCATCCTAAGATAGAGTCCGGGGCAATCGTTAAAAAATAAACCAATCATAACAAAAAGTGTTACTCGAATACTATACTTTTTCATTCTCCACTCATTTAGAATAATCATTAAATGACTTATAGATTCAGTAACACAGATCCAAAGTAAAATAGACTCATCGCTAAAAATACTACACCAAAAGTAATGATCGGCCTTGGGAGTTTACCCCTAAATTGATAAAGACCCCATCCAATAAGTAGATGTATAAGTAGAAATACAATGATAATCAATAATTACACCCCCTATGTCACATTACTTTTTCCTCTTCCCGTAAAGTATGATACCAACAATAATAAGTATGAAAGCTACTAAACACGCATTACCTACACCAATTGGGGTTAACAAGCTTATGAATACTATCATTATACCTAAGATAATTAAAAATAATGGCATGAAAACTCCTCCTCTAATCACTTTTTTTCCCATAATTATTTACTATAGCTACCAGCAAGGCTAGGATTGCTGAGAGTAATAGTACAATTATGGTACCTATAGTATAAATGGCTGTTTCATAAGGAAGATCACTTGAATAGAAATTCCCTAATATAAAGAAAAGCACAACGTTGATAACCAATATTAGAATGAACACACCGATAATATCTGATTTTGGCATATAGACACTCCTCATACTGTATTTACTACATAAACTATTCCTTTCCTAGAGTCAGAATCCCTCTAATTTGGGATTCTCATATCTCAGTAAAAAAAGAGCCGTACAATAAATGTACCACTCTCTTTAACTCTATTTCCGCTGTTTATACCCAGTCAAAAAAGACAACATTGTATGCACAGCCGTTTTGATTGTAATTTCATTTTGATCTTTATAGGAATCGATACATACCATATCCATTGCTTTTACTTTCGGATGCTTACCCGCTAAGTATACAGCTTCAAATAATTCATCTCGGTACATCCCTCCAGGTGTAGAAGCAGGCACCCCTGGTCCAAAGCTAATATCTAGTACATCCATATCTACGGTTAAATAGATGGTGTCAACCTTTTGGCTAAGCTCATTCAGTGCAAGCGTAATCGTATTCTCTATTCCCTGCTTTCTTGCTTGCCTCATCGTTGTATAGTTGACACCAACCTTATCCGCATATTCCTTTAATGACTTCGCGTTAAAGAAACCATGGAGACCAATATTATATACATCTTCTCCCTTAATCGTCTCTGATTCTATTAAGTTCCGAATTGGCGTACCGTTACTTGGACCGTTATCGGATAAGTCTCTTAAATCAAAATGTGTATCTAGTTGTAAAATACCGACACGTTCCGTTGAATGAATTTCCTTCCATCCTTTAATGAGCATTGCTGTAATGGAGTGATCTCCCCCAAGTACGACTGGTAGCACATCAGGATGATACTGCTGCATACTTTTCATCGCCTCACGAATGTTTTCATGGCATTTCGTAATATCTGTTACATGCTGCTTCACATCTCCAAGATCCACGACCCATAGCTCAGATAAGTCCACATCTTCATCCAAGTTATAGGTGGAGAAATACTTCCATGCTCTGCGAATGGCATCAGGTGTTTCACTAGCCGCAGAAGCTGAAATGGAAGAACGTGATAATGGTACACCTAGTATGGCTGCATCTACCTTTTGGAGGTCTACATTTGAATTCATCGGTTCAATCCATTCATGCACTTTTAATTCTGCACCCACTTCAGGTTTTCTCCATGAAAACACAGGTGGATTTAGTTGTGGATATGGGTATTGTTCCAAACTAACGTCCCTCCATTTACAACAACTTTGCCAGCTTTTATGACAGTATCTACATGATTCACACCATATTGATATTGAAGCACCATGTAATTAGGCACATCAAAAATCGTAATGTCTGCTTTCTTCCCTTTTTCGAGGCTTCCTATCTCATGTCCACGGTTAATAGCATGTGCAGCATTTATTGTGGCAGCGGTTAGTACTTCTGCGGGACTCATCCCCATCTTCACACACCCTAAATTCATGATAAAGGGTAGAGATACCGTTGGAGATGAACCTGGATTACAATCAGTTGATAATGCTACTGGAACGCCCGCATCAATCATCTTGCGCCCATTTGCTGAATCTGCCATTAAGAAAAATGCTGTACCTGGAAGTAACACAGCAATGACACCTTTTTCTGCCATAATGGAAATTCCTTTGTCTGATGCACGTAATAGGTGATCTGCCGAAATTGCTCCAATTGATGCTGCAAGTTCTGCGCCTTCATAAGGTTCGATTTCATCAGCATGAATTTTAGGTATTAATCCGTATTCCTTTCCAGCCTCAAGAATTCGTCTTGTTTGTTCTGGAGTAAATACTCCTCTTTCACAAAATACGTCATTAAACTCAGCCAGTTTTCTCTTTGCGATTTCTGGAATCATCTCATTGATCACAATATCTACAAACTCATCTGGGTTTTCTTTATACTGCCCGGGAACTGCGTGTGCTCCCATAAAAGTATGAACAAGGTCAATTGGGTGTTTTTCACTCAACTCATGTGCCACTTCCAATTGTTTGACTTCATACTCAAGCTTTAAACCATATCCACTCTTTGCCTCAACTGTTGTCACACCATGCAACAGAAAACGCTGAAGTCTCTCAAAGCTTTCCTCGAAAAGCTGTTCGTGAGTAGCTTTTTGGGTTGCTCTCGTAGACGCATGAATACCGCCACCGTTATTCATTATTTCCATATACGTGGCACCACGAAGTCTCATATCAAATTCATTTTCTCTCGTACCACTGTGTACTAAATGAGTATGTGGGTCAACTAATCCAGGTGTGACAAGCTTTCCTGATGCATCAATTATATCTGCCTCATGCAGTTTTGCTTCATAAGCCTGCAGTACCTCTTCATCTGTTCCAACCATTGCAATCAGACCATTTTCTATCCATACACTACCGTTCTCGATGATATTCAACTCTCCCATGTGCTTTCCTGTTCGAGGAGAATGAGAGCTTCCGCTTAATGTTACTAGCTCACTGGCATTTCGGATAAAGATTGGTTTCATCACCTTCACCGCCTTTCATTAGTTTTTTAGCATAGGAATATCGATATTGTGATTTCGAGCTGTTTCTTCTGCCAACTCATAGCCGGCATCCACGTGCCTTACAACACCCATCCCCGGGTCTGTCGTTAATACACGCTCTAACCGTTTCTCCGCTTCCTTTGTTCCGTCCGCTACAATTACCATTCCGGCATGAAGTGAATATCCCATTCCAACTCCACCACCGTGGTGAACAGATACCCAGCTTGCCCCGCCTACACTATTAATCAGCGCATTTAAAATTGGCCAGTCGGAAACTGCGTCACTGCCGTCTTTCATACTTTCTGTTTCACGGTTTGGTGATGCAACAGATCCAGAATCTAAATGATCACGCCCAATAACAATTGGAGCTTTTAATTCACCAC
Proteins encoded in this region:
- the hutP gene encoding hut operon transcriptional regulator HutP, whose product is MSQKKAIGKVAILLATLTEEELENFRPLLQDVTYCLGKVGSMNMQKVISAVETAAKRNGVIHDSYYRETHALYHAILEALEGVTRGKSSIGDMSRTVGLRFAIVRGTPFANKGEGEWLAIAFYGTIGAPVKGSEHETIGLGINHI
- the hutH gene encoding histidine ammonia-lyase, which gives rise to MVELTGSTLTLEEVKRICYDNELVSISKNSMQKVKESRDAVDKIVSEKRTIYGINTGFGKFSDVVIDEHDVNDLQRNLIRSHACGVGEPFPEVVSRAMILLRLNALLKGFSGVRPIIVERLAALLNSQIHPIIPQQGSLGASGDLAPLSHLALVLMGEGKVQVNGLVCKTEEVYRNEGLAPIELQAKEGLALINGTQAMTAMGVVNWIEANDLALQSEWIAALTMEGLEGIIDAFHPAIHEARGYPEQMAVAERMRHLLDGSQLITKQGEKRVQDAYSLRCIPQVHGASWQSLNYVKEKLEIEMNAATDNPLIFDNGETVISGGNFHGQPIAIAMDFMKIGVAEFASISERRIERLVNPQLNDLPPFLSAKPGLQSGAMIMQYCAAALVSENKTLAHPASVDSIPSSANQEDHVSMGTIASRHAHMIIQNVRRVLAIECICALQAVQYRGIDKMSPQTRSFYEEARKIVPSITEDRVFSEDIENLTNWLKKNNSGQRK
- a CDS encoding DUF2306 domain-containing protein, with product MNNDLKDLLIKQGGMTVGLSKTIKIRSGIILIFAFVLAISAIVRYVLLDPAATNETLVTQGMDMYDFHYKPWNSILLIHIITASLAILIGPFQFFNRIRQKRKMLHRNLGKVYVVSIFASSVTGIYLSYFAFGGLLSKLGFFTLSIVWLVTTYLAYKYIRMKQIQKHEQWMYRSYAVTFVAVTFRIWSAIIGYSLDDFQIGYVAAVWVSLIGNLAIMEYWIRKKLMKNNTNSSSSIFTS
- a CDS encoding agmatinase family protein, whose protein sequence is MNSNVDLQKVDAAILGVPLSRSSISASAASETPDAIRRAWKYFSTYNLDEDVDLSELWVVDLGDVKQHVTDITKCHENIREAMKSMQQYHPDVLPVVLGGDHSITAMLIKGWKEIHSTERVGILQLDTHFDLRDLSDNGPSNGTPIRNLIESETIKGEDVYNIGLHGFFNAKSLKEYADKVGVNYTTMRQARKQGIENTITLALNELSQKVDTIYLTVDMDVLDISFGPGVPASTPGGMYRDELFEAVYLAGKHPKVKAMDMVCIDSYKDQNEITIKTAVHTMLSFLTGYKQRK
- a CDS encoding imidazolonepropionase, whose translation is MKPIFIRNASELVTLSGSSHSPRTGKHMGELNIIENGSVWIENGLIAMVGTDEEVLQAYEAKLHEADIIDASGKLVTPGLVDPHTHLVHSGTRENEFDMRLRGATYMEIMNNGGGIHASTRATQKATHEQLFEESFERLQRFLLHGVTTVEAKSGYGLKLEYEVKQLEVAHELSEKHPIDLVHTFMGAHAVPGQYKENPDEFVDIVINEMIPEIAKRKLAEFNDVFCERGVFTPEQTRRILEAGKEYGLIPKIHADEIEPYEGAELAASIGAISADHLLRASDKGISIMAEKGVIAVLLPGTAFFLMADSANGRKMIDAGVPVALSTDCNPGSSPTVSLPFIMNLGCVKMGMSPAEVLTAATINAAHAINRGHEIGSLEKGKKADITIFDVPNYMVLQYQYGVNHVDTVIKAGKVVVNGGTLVWNNTHIHN